The Ranitomeya imitator isolate aRanImi1 unplaced genomic scaffold, aRanImi1.pri SCAFFOLD_1394, whole genome shotgun sequence DNA segment TGGAATCGCTGTCTGCGCTGTCCCGGGCCCCCAGCTGCTGCCTCCGTGTCTTCTCCCTCAGTGACTTCACCACCTTTGTGCCCATGCTGGAGCTGGCGCACGCCGTCCTCAGGATCTTCCCACAGCTTCAGCTGCTGTCACTGAGCTACGACCTGGAGAGTCCCAGTGAGTGGGTGCGAGCGGCGGAGGTGACGGTGCCGTGTGCAGGTGTGACATCCTCTGCTGGGGTCGGGGAGGCCGCCATTCTGTCGCCTCACTCATGCCTTCTTACGGTCTCTGCAGAGAATCGGCTGCAGACACTGGAGCTTCGCTTCCCTCAGGACCCCGTACAGGTGGAGCGCCTCGTGTCCGTGCTGACGGCGTCTCGCTCTCTGCTCGAGCTCTCTCTGGATAACGCCACGTTTCCAGGCCAGGACGATCTGAGGCGTGTCCTGCGGGTGATTGCAGGTAGGTACGTCTCCTCTGCATGGGCGCTGTACGGTGGCTACACTAATGTCCTATGGGAGCCCCATTACCTGCGATGCGCCCTGATCACAGAGACCTGTCTCTTACAGGatgtgtacactgtgtgcagacatTACAATActggtcctgtattataccccagagctgcactcactattctgctggtgcagtcactgtgtacacacattacattactgatcctgtattataccccagagctgcactcactattctgctggtgcagtcactgtgtacatacattacattattgatcctgagttacatcctgtattatactccagagctgcactcactattctgctggtgcagtcactgtgtacatacattacattactgatcctgagttacctcctgtattataccccagagctgcactcactattctgctggtgcagtcactgtgtacatacattacattactgatactgagttatatcctgtattataccccagagctgcactcactattctgctggtgcagtcactgtgtacatacattacattactgatcctgagttacatcctgtattatatcccagagctgcactcact contains these protein-coding regions:
- the LOC138654417 gene encoding leucine-rich repeat-containing protein 41-like, translating into MLELAHAVLRIFPQLQLLSLSYDLESPSEWVRAAEVTVPCAENRLQTLELRFPQDPVQVERLVSVLTASRSLLELSLDNATFPGQDDLRRVLRVIADGNTSLRRLSFHDMKMSDAHCEILHLLNHSRLEEMKFSFCRLFEEGSGDFLVDFVAAIKRNPNVRILKLSGNRLGNELPIFT